In Gossypium hirsutum isolate 1008001.06 chromosome D06, Gossypium_hirsutum_v2.1, whole genome shotgun sequence, one genomic interval encodes:
- the LOC107901030 gene encoding sucrose synthase-like, which yields MASISVCERLGESLATHPQQAKSILSRIESLGKGIHKSQKLLSVLDKEAGNQALDGMVVEVLRSTQEAVVSSPLVALAIRSAPGVWEYIAVEVQKLFVEEMPVAEYLRLKEELVDGSSNGEFMLELDFGAFNNSVPRPSLSKSIGNGMDFLNRHLSAKLFQDKENLNLLLEFLQIHCQKGKGMLLNDRIQDVNSLQHALRKAEEYLTPLSSDTPYSVFEKRFLGIGLEKGWGDNAEHVLEMIHLLLDLLQAPDPVALESFLGRIPLVANVVIMTPHGYFAQDNVLGYPDTGGQVVYILDQVRALEEELLHRFKLQGLDITPRILVITRLLPDAVGTTCGQRLEKVYGTKYSDILRVPFRTEKGIVRPWISRFKVWPYLETYTKDVAAEITKEFQGKPDLIVGNYSDGNIVASLLAHKFDVTQCTIAHALEKTKYPDSDINWKQLEDKYHFSCQFTADLIAMNHTDFIITSTFQEIAGSKDTLGQYESHIAFTLPGLYRVVDGIDVFDPKFNIVSPGADMSIYFPYTEEKRRLKKFHPEIEELLYSPVENTEHLCVLKDRNKPILFTMARLDRVKNLTGLVEFYAKNSRLRELVNLVVVGGDRRKESKDLEEKAEMKKMYELIEKYKLNGQFRWISSQMNRVRNGELYRYICDTKGAFVQPPIYEAFGLTVVEAMTCGLPTFATCYGGPAEIIVHGKSGFNIDPYNGDLAAETLANFFEKCKADPSYWDEISQGGLKRIQEKYTWQIYSEKLLTLTGVYGFSKHVAYQEQRGRKRYIEMLHAWMYNNRVKTVPLAVE from the exons ATGGCTTCAATCAGTGTTTGTGAGCGTTTGGGTGAATCTCTAGCTACTCATCCACAGCAGGCAAAGTCTATCTTGTCAAG GATTGAAAGCCTCGGAAAGGGTATTCATAAGTCTCAAAAGCTGCTCTCGGTTCTCGATAAAGAGGCCGGAAATCAAGCACTTGATGGGATGGTGGTGGAGGTCCTCAGGTCCACTCAG GAAGCTGTAGTGTCGTCTCCATTGGTTGCCCTTGCCATTCGTTCAGCTCCTGGAGTTTGGGAGTACATTGCTGTGGAGGTCCAAAAGCTTTTTGTGGAGGAAATGCCCGTTGCTGAGTATCTACGGTTGAAGGAAGAACTTGTTGATGGAAG CTCCAATGGCGAGTTTATGTTGGAATTGGACTTTGGTGCATTCAATAATTCTGTTCCTCGTCCATCTCTTTCAAAGTCCATTGGTAATGGCATGGACTTCCTCAACCGCCACCTTTCTGCCAAGCTATTTCAAGACAAGGAGAACTTGAACTTGTTGCTTGAATTTCTCCAAATTCACTGCCAGAAGGGAAAG GGTATGCTGTTGAATGACAGAATCCAAGATGTGAATTCCCTCCAACATGCATTAAGGAAGGCCGAGGAGTATCTGACTCCTCTATCCTCGGATACCCCGTACTCAGTTTTCGAGAAAAGGTTTCTGGGGATTGGTTTGGAGAAGGGATGGGGTGATAATGCTGAGCATGTTCTTGAGATGATCCATCTTCTATTGGATCTCCTTCAGGCACCTGATCCTGTCGCACTTGAAAGCTTCCTTGGAAGAATCCCATTGGTCGCCAATGTTGTAATCATGACTCCCCATGGATACTTTGCCCAAGACAATGTTTTGGGATACCCTGACACAGGTGGTCAGGTTGTTTATATCTTAGATCAAGTTCGTGCCTTGGAGGAAGAGTTGCTTCATCGTTTCAAGCTGCAAGGACTCGACATTACCCCACGTATCCTAGTC ATTACTCGGCTCCTCCCTGATGCTGTAGGAACAACTTGCGGTCAGCGTCTTGAGAAAGTGTATGGAACCAAGTATTCTGATATTCTTCGGGTACCCTTCAGAACTGAGAAGGGAATTGTACGTCCATGGATCTCACGATTCAAAGTCTGGCCTTACCTGGAGACTTACACTAAGGATGTTGCAGCTGAGATCACCAAAGAGTTCCAGGGCAAGCCTGATCTGATTGTTGGGAACTACAGTGATGGAAACATTGTTGCTTCTTTATTGGCACATAAGTTTGATGTTACACAG TGCACTATTGCTCATGCACTCGAGAAGACGAAATACCCGGATTCAGACATTAACTGGAAACAGCTTGAGGATAAGTATCACTTCTCCTGTCAGTTTACTGCTGATCTTATTGCTATGAACCATACTGATTTTATCATCACCAGCACCTTCCAAGAGATTGCTGGAAG CAAGGACACTCTCGGCCAATACGAGAGTCACATTGCTTTCACTCTTCCAGGGCTCTACCGCGTTGTTGATGGGATCGATGTTTTTGATCCCAAATTCAATATTGTCTCCCCTGGTGCTGATATGAGCATATACTTCCCTTACACGGAAGAGAAGCGGAGGTTGAAGAAGTTCCACCCGGAGATTGAAGAGCTTCTTTACAGCCCTGTTGAGAATACAGAGCACTT ATGTGTACTAAAAGACCGCAACAAGCCGATTCTGTTTACCATGGCAAGGTTGGACCGAGTGAAGAACTTAACTGGGCTCGTAGAGTTCTATGCCAAGAACAGCCGGCTGAGGGAACTGGTTAACTTGGTTGTAGTAGGTGGAGATAGGAGAAAGGAATCCAAGGACTTAGAAGAAAAGGCTGAAATGAAGAAGATGTATGAACTTATCGAAAAATACAAGTTGAATGGACAATTCAGATGGATATCGTCCCAGATGAACCGAGTGAGAAATGGTGAACTCTATCGTTATATTTGCGACACCAAGGGAGCATTCGTTCAGCCTCCTATATACGAGGCTTTTGGCTTGACTGTTGTTGAGGCAATGACCTGTGGACTACCAACATTTGCAACATGTTACGGGGGCCCTGCTGAGATTATAGTTCACGGAAAATCGGGGTTCAACATCGATCCTTATAACGGTGATTTGGCTGCCGAGACCCTTGCCAATTTCTTCGAGAAGTGCAAAGCGGATCCATCTTATTGGGATGAGATCTCCCAGGGAGGGTTGAAACGCATACAGGAGAAGTATACATGGCAGATTTACTCCGAGAAGCTATTGACTCTCACCGGAGTTTATGGCTTTTCGAAACATGTAGCTTACCAGGAGCAACGTGGGCGCAAGCGTTACATTGAAATGTTGCATGCATGGATGTATAACAATCGG GTCAAGACTGTTCCACTAGCTGTTGAGTAA